In Novosphingobium resinovorum, the following are encoded in one genomic region:
- a CDS encoding 23S rRNA (adenine(2030)-N(6))-methyltransferase RlmJ: MNYRHSFHAGNSADVVKHSLLIALVRALQHKPGALTLIDTHAGCGLYDLGGDDAQRTGEATQGVLRAFADANPLLDDYRAAVHAVNGGDEPRLYPGSPQFLAQLLRPQDALILNEKHPDDASTLRGAMRGTGAAIHERDAYELWLAMVPPRTPRGVVVVDPPYEQTDERARITATLAAAHRKWAHGVTVIWYPLKDSATHQRWKAQLRRLGIPKFLVVEHWLYDSEQPGIYNGAGLFIVNPPYAFMQALPPLLEASRAALAPEGHEGEILCGWLDD, encoded by the coding sequence ATGAATTATCGCCATTCCTTCCACGCCGGCAACAGCGCCGATGTCGTAAAGCACAGCCTCCTGATCGCGCTGGTACGCGCGTTGCAGCACAAGCCGGGCGCGCTGACCCTGATCGATACCCATGCCGGCTGCGGGCTGTACGACCTTGGCGGCGACGACGCGCAGCGCACCGGCGAGGCCACGCAGGGCGTGCTGCGGGCCTTTGCCGACGCGAACCCCTTGCTGGACGACTATCGGGCCGCCGTGCATGCGGTGAATGGGGGCGACGAACCCCGCCTGTACCCCGGCTCGCCGCAGTTTCTGGCGCAGCTCCTGCGCCCGCAGGACGCCCTGATCCTCAACGAAAAGCACCCGGACGATGCCAGTACCCTGCGCGGCGCGATGCGGGGCACCGGCGCGGCCATACATGAACGCGACGCGTATGAACTCTGGCTGGCGATGGTGCCGCCCCGGACTCCTCGAGGCGTGGTGGTGGTCGACCCGCCCTATGAGCAGACGGACGAACGCGCGCGCATCACCGCCACCCTCGCCGCCGCCCACCGCAAATGGGCACATGGCGTGACGGTAATCTGGTATCCGCTGAAAGACAGCGCCACGCACCAGCGGTGGAAGGCGCAGCTGCGCAGGCTCGGCATCCCGAAATTTCTGGTGGTGGAGCATTGGCTGTACGACAGCGAGCAGCCTGGCATCTATAACGGCGCAGGCCTTTTTATCGTCAATCCGCCCTACGCTTTCATGCAGGCACTGCCACCACTGCTGGAAGCGTCGCGCGCGGCGCTGGCGCCCGAAGGGCACGAGGGCGAGATACTATGCGGTTGGCTGGACGACTAG